The following proteins come from a genomic window of Corallococcus sp. NCRR:
- a CDS encoding DUF2381 family protein has protein sequence MLLFLLPFLAAADGGVSDDTATLLSEQSCPDVGLAAILSTAVLGQGGVQTLQLKAPETGASGAMFQVRSFRSARRVAVQLEFSVRTPLPSKAAKASLRGPNHQTLRVVEVLEVASGSEAESAQIIVEAEAQSQEARGVYTLELQDAEGAKLLVLPGVRFPSI, from the coding sequence ATGCTCCTGTTCCTGCTTCCGTTCCTCGCAGCCGCGGATGGAGGGGTGTCCGATGACACAGCCACTCTGCTTTCCGAGCAGTCCTGTCCCGACGTGGGGCTGGCGGCGATCCTGTCCACTGCGGTTCTGGGTCAAGGAGGAGTTCAAACGTTGCAGCTAAAGGCTCCCGAAACAGGAGCCTCGGGCGCAATGTTCCAAGTCAGAAGCTTCCGCTCCGCACGCCGGGTCGCGGTGCAACTGGAGTTCTCCGTGCGGACGCCCCTTCCGAGCAAGGCCGCCAAGGCGAGCCTCCGCGGCCCGAATCATCAAACCCTGAGGGTCGTGGAAGTGCTCGAAGTGGCTTCCGGGTCCGAAGCCGAGAGCGCCCAGATCATTGTGGAAGCCGAAGCGCAGTCCCAGGAGGCTCGCGGCGTCTACACGTTGGAACTCCAGGACGCGGAGGGCGCGAAGCTGCTCGTCCTGCCGGGAGTGCGGTTTCCTTCCATCTGA